GTAAGTTTCAATTGGATTTTCTGCCACAATATAAAGCCCTTTTACCTTGCCTTTTTCTAATATTTCTAAGGCAGATAGTCCTCTAAAAGATGGTAATTTCACATTCCAAACCTGTTCAAATTTTTCTCTTATTTTATAATCTGTTATTTCCTGATAACCGGGTAAAAATCCTGATATTGTTCCCATATCTACTGTGCCTTGAGAATTATTTTTTTCAAGTAAGATTCCTATTCCTGCACCTTCTTTCCCTAAATTTCCAGTAAGTAGTGCAAGATTTGCGGCAGATTGAGCTAATTTGACTTCCTCGCCAGGTAAATTCAAACCAGTAGAAATCAAAATAATCGCTTTTTGTGAATTACCATAAGTCTTAGCGGCATTCTTAATGAGTTCTTTATCTATCCCGGTTATCTTTGACACTTCCTGGGGGGTATATTTTTCAACTGATTTTTTCAGTTCACCAAATCCTTCAGTATGTTTTGAAATGAAATCCTTATCTACCAATCCCTCATTTATCAGGACATTAATGATGCTATTGAGCAGGGCAATTTCAGTTTTTGGATGGTGGATGAGGGAGAGGTTTGGAAGTTTGCTCATTTTTATATTTTTCGGATTTATGATGATTAATTTAGCCTCATTTCTTTTAACTGCCAGATTAACCTTTATACCAATTGTCGGATGGGTTTCTGAAAGGTCACATCTTAGAAGCACAATACAATCTGCTTTGTCAATATCCGAAAGAGAGATTGTCATCCCGGCAGAGCCTAAAGATTGCTTTAATCCCATAAGACCTGCGTAAGCGTAGCTGCCGGCATTATCAATATTATTAGTTTGCAAGCCCGCGCGCATAAGTTTCTGGAAGAGATAAACTTCTTCATTTGTCAGGCGACTACCACAAAGTCCAGCTAAATTATTAGCCGGAATTTCTTTAAATTTTTTAGCGATTAAATCAAGTGCCTCTTCCCAACTTGCCTCAATCAATTGGTCATCTTTTTTAATTAAAGGCGTTGTAAGTCTTTGTTGGCTATGAACATATTCAAAACCAAACCTACCTTTACTGCATAGATTCCCACCATTACTTGTTGCTTGAAATATTTTATTATCTTTAATTCCGAGGTTAAGATGACAGCCGACACTACAAAATGGGCAAATAGTCTGAACATTTTGTAATTCCCAGAGTCGGGCTTTATATTTAAAAAGTTTAGAAGTCAACGCCCCAACCGGGCAAATATCAATACACTGGCCACAAAATTCACAATTCAGAGCTCGGTCAAAATCTGTGCCTATTTTAGCTCTAATGCCCCGATTAACAAAGCTAACCTCGGCGACATCCTGTAATTCATCACAAATCCTGGCACATTTACCACACAGGATACAGCGATTTAGATTGCGTTCGATAAGGTGACTCTGATGGTCTATTGGCAATCTTGATTTTTCACCTTTAAACCTATTTTCTGCAACGCCATACTCATAGACTAAATCCTGTAATTGGCATTCACCGGCTTTATCACAAACAGGGCAATCCAGAGGATGATTAATCAGCA
The DNA window shown above is from bacterium and carries:
- the nuoG gene encoding NADH-quinone oxidoreductase subunit NuoG, whose translation is MLSLTIDEKEIQVEEGTTILEACEKAGSHIPTLCYDKRLLPFGACRICIVEVEGTRQKFTPSCTTPATNGMVVKTTSADIIKARKTILELLLINHPLDCPVCDKAGECQLQDLVYEYGVAENRFKGEKSRLPIDHQSHLIERNLNRCILCGKCARICDELQDVAEVSFVNRGIRAKIGTDFDRALNCEFCGQCIDICPVGALTSKLFKYKARLWELQNVQTICPFCSVGCHLNLGIKDNKIFQATSNGGNLCSKGRFGFEYVHSQQRLTTPLIKKDDQLIEASWEEALDLIAKKFKEIPANNLAGLCGSRLTNEEVYLFQKLMRAGLQTNNIDNAGSYAYAGLMGLKQSLGSAGMTISLSDIDKADCIVLLRCDLSETHPTIGIKVNLAVKRNEAKLIIINPKNIKMSKLPNLSLIHHPKTEIALLNSIINVLINEGLVDKDFISKHTEGFGELKKSVEKYTPQEVSKITGIDKELIKNAAKTYGNSQKAIILISTGLNLPGEEVKLAQSAANLALLTGNLGKEGAGIGILLEKNNSQGTVDMGTISGFLPGYQEITDYKIREKFEQVWNVKLPSFRGLSALEILEKGKVKGLYIVAENPIETYPDSDQIKQALESLEFLVVQDMFLTQTAKLADVVLPACAFAEKEGTFTNVEGKVQKLNMALSPIGKSKSDLEIFITLSKLLGYEINYSNSAEVMDEIKSLVPGYSTPDKGTQRLKWKFVPQTFEKLPVEDKYYPFLLLTGHTHFHSGSMSGKSPALMEVCQESIVEINPEDAKALEIENEELVKVSSREAGIKVKTKIIRKSPKGVVFIPHHPGKNVLSLIKKDYLGPTRVRIEKIEG